The following coding sequences lie in one Isoptericola variabilis 225 genomic window:
- the pstA gene encoding phosphate ABC transporter permease PstA, producing MSATTTDAQVTGTDRVRAMLTAADAGRRRTDRIMTVLVYLAFLAAITPLVSLVWTVVSNGIDRFGLDFLRYSMRGVFGGMDAGGAYHAIVGTLVITLCATLISVPIGILAAIYLVEYGRGPLARAVTFFVDVMTGIPSIVAGLFAISLFGLLMGPGVRMGIIGAVALSVLMIPVVVRSSEEMLKLVPNELREASYALGVPKWLTIVKVVLRTSFAGLTTGVLLAIARVIGETAPLLVTVGVTDSINFNPFDGRMMTLPVFIYRQFQQGLVPCQPDDAACIADINYLRAWSAALTLILIVMLLNLLGRLITKLFAPKLR from the coding sequence ATGAGCGCCACCACCACGGACGCCCAGGTCACCGGCACGGACCGGGTGCGCGCGATGCTCACGGCGGCCGACGCCGGGCGGCGGCGCACCGACCGCATCATGACGGTGCTCGTCTACCTCGCGTTCCTCGCGGCCATCACCCCGCTCGTGTCGCTGGTCTGGACCGTCGTGTCGAACGGCATCGACCGCTTCGGCCTCGACTTCCTCCGGTACTCGATGCGCGGCGTGTTCGGCGGCATGGACGCCGGCGGCGCGTACCACGCGATCGTGGGCACGCTCGTCATCACGCTGTGCGCGACGCTGATCTCGGTGCCGATCGGGATCCTCGCGGCGATCTACCTCGTCGAGTACGGGCGCGGCCCGCTCGCCCGCGCGGTGACGTTCTTCGTCGACGTCATGACGGGCATCCCGTCGATCGTCGCCGGCCTCTTCGCGATCTCGCTCTTCGGCCTGCTCATGGGTCCGGGCGTTCGCATGGGCATCATCGGCGCGGTCGCCCTGTCGGTCCTCATGATCCCGGTCGTGGTGCGCTCGAGCGAGGAGATGCTCAAGCTCGTCCCCAACGAGCTGCGCGAGGCCTCGTACGCGCTCGGCGTGCCCAAGTGGCTCACGATCGTCAAGGTGGTGCTGCGCACCTCGTTCGCGGGCCTGACGACGGGCGTGCTCCTCGCGATCGCGCGCGTCATCGGCGAGACGGCCCCGCTGCTGGTCACGGTCGGCGTCACCGACTCGATCAACTTCAACCCGTTCGACGGCCGCATGATGACGCTGCCCGTGTTCATCTATCGTCAGTTCCAGCAGGGTCTCGTCCCGTGCCAGCCGGACGACGCCGCCTGCATCGCCGACATCAACTACCTGCGCGCGTGGTCCGCCGCGCTGACGCTCATCCTGATCGTGATGCTGCTGAACCTGCTCGGGCGGCTCATCACCAAGCTCTTCGCCCCCAAGCTGCGCTGA